A segment of the Lycium ferocissimum isolate CSIRO_LF1 chromosome 5, AGI_CSIRO_Lferr_CH_V1, whole genome shotgun sequence genome:
TGAAAAACTTCCCAGTTAAGCAGAGGAGGTATCCTGGGAATTTGTTTgtggataataataataagttttTGACAAATTTGAGGAATAATCCTGTTATGATGCATTTTCACATTCTCAAATCTGCTCTTGCATCTTGCTTTTCATACCTGCCATACAATAATCTCAGGAAGAATTTTAAGAGCCATTTTTTGAATGTCATTTTTACCTTTTGTCAACCACCAAGTGATCATAAGATGTCTTAGATTAGCCGGACCACTACTAATGCCAAAAACTTGATTGAAATACTTTCAGCTATTGTTGCTGATCATACTCTCAAAGAAAAGGTGCTCCTCAGACTCTTCATTATGACTGATACAACAGGAACACATAGAGGGAATGTTGATGCCAAATTTCCCGATGTCAAGATCTACAGCAACTTTGTGTCTCAAAGAACCTCCAGAGAAAGACGGATACTTTAAAGGGATTTTTCTTGTGCCATATCATCTTGTTGATCATGGATGGGTTATGATGTATCTTGATACAATTCCAAGCTGAATTACAGGAGAATTTCCCATCTTTGTTATCAGTCCATATAGGCTGATCTTTTAGATGTGAAAATTCTCTAGTAATTCCTTGGATATGTATGACTATCTTATGAGGTAAAATTTTATTAAGCTTTATGGTATTCCATCCTTCATTGAGAAAGTAATCAGATACCTGCCCTCTGACAGAGGTATTTGCATTACCATATTGAGCAAGTCTTCCTTTTCCAGTCCAGTTATCCTACCAAAAGCTTGAATTTCCTTCAATGACTTCCATTGAATTAATTGTTCCACCTTGTCTTTGCTTTTCATCAATCTCCTCCAGCAATGAGATTGTTTGTAGCTCCATTTCCTAGCTACAGGGTGTATCCTCCTAGCATATTTTGCATTTAGAAATTCAGCTCACAGAGATTTCTTTGTTCTATAGCTCCGCCATAATTTAGCCCCAAAACTGTCTGACACATTTTGTAAAGCTCTGATGCCTATTCCTCATTCTTCAGTTGGGTAGCACATTTTACTCTAAGCCACCCAGTGTTGTTTATTTTTCCCTTCTTTGTTCCCCCACAAGAAATTTGCAAAGATTTTCTCCATCTGCTTGatgattgattttggtggttgGCACATAGAAAGTAGATGAACAGGCATAACAGCTAGAATGTGCTTGATGAGTGTCACTTTCCCTCCTATTGATAGCATGTTACAGTGCCATGctcctattttttttagaattctTGTAGCAGTTTGAGTATAGAATTGTATCTTTTTCCTTCCTTGAAAAAGTGGGCATCCAAGACAATTGATTGGGAATTCTTTCCCTTGAACTTGCAAATATTGAGAAACTATATTAGATCTGTTAGCAGATATATTGGTATCCATAATGAAACAGCTTTTATCTTTATTAATAAGTTGTCCAGAGTTTTTTTCATAGTTCTTTAAGCACTCCATGATAAGCTTAAGAGTATGAGATTTCCCTGCACAAAAGATAATGAGATCATCAGCATATGAGAGGTGATTAATTTTTGGACCATTAGGGAGCATATAGTATCCCATGAATCTTGGTTTTTCAAGCAAGTCATTCAAATTTCTTAAAAGTGCTTCAAAggctaaaataaataaagagggGGATAAGGGGTCACCTTGTTTTGCAACTCTTTGAGAATTAAAGAAGCCATGTCTCTTACCATTAATGTTGACAGTATACCACATGTTGGATAGGAGATTCCAAATGTTATGGATCCACATCTCACTAAAACCCATTTTCCTCATAACATCACAAATAAAAAGATAGGAAATTCTATCGTATGCTTTATTCATGTCAATTTTAAAAACCACATTGCCAcccttattattctttttgagatCATGAATGAGTTCTCGTGCAATAAAACATTTTCTCCAATTGCCCTTCCCTTTACAAAGCCACTTTGATTAGGGGAAATCAATTTAGGTAGAATTTTGGAAAACCTATTATTCATAACTTTAGACACAATTCTTTGAGTAACATTACTGAGACTAATTGGTCTAAATTCAGATAATTCTTGAGGAAAATCAACTTTAGGATTAAGAATTAAATAAGTATTAGTAAAATATTTAGGCATTTATTTCCCATTGAAAACAACAGTTACCATGCTCAGGATATCCTCACCAACAATATCCCAagctttttggaaaaaaagtcCTGTGTAACCATCAGGGTCAGGTGAGCTGTTTGGGATTGATATCAAAAGTAGCATCTTTAACTTCCTGCAAGGTAATATTAGACATTAAAAATCATTGTCCTCATTAGTAACAGAAGTAGGAATAGAGTTTAGGAAAGTCCCTTGGTGATGTTGTCTTTAGTGAAAAGATTTTGGTAATATTCTGCAGCTGCCAAACCAATTTCCCTGTCACCTTGGATCCATATACCATCTTTTTGTATCATGTTAATCTGCAGTGCGCTCGTTCTACCCCGTACCACTGAGTGAAAGAATTTTGTATTCTCATCACCCTCTAATTGCCATTTGATGTTAGCCTTCTGTCTCCAGTAAGATTCCACATGCTTAAGATGGAGAATAAAATCAGCTTTTGCTTTATGAAGGTGCATCCTGTCATCCTGAGTCAATGCGTTCATATATTTCTCCTCCAAATTATCTATCAATTCTCCTAGTTCTTTCTCTTTAGCAAATATATCACCAATACTATTTCTGGACCAAGTACTAAGAGCCTTACTAGTGTTTTTCATTTTCTGTTGGATGAGCCAAAAAATGTTGCCAGTTGTTTCTGATTTCCAATTCCTTCTAATCACTTCCAAGAAATCATTCTGGTCCACCCAGAGATTAAGAAACTTGAAGTATTTAATATGATCATCTTGATAATTATAAGAAGAAATTAACAAAGGACAGTGGTCTGAGCTTACTCTGGGTAAATGGACTATTTCATTATTAGAGAAAAGCTCATTCCACTTTTCATTGACTACCATCCTATCCAACCTTTTCCAAATGATTTTATCTTCTTTCCTCTCATTGCACCAAGTAAAACAGTTCCCAGAATAACCAATATCTATGAGACCACAATCATGCAAGCATTCAATAAAAGGCAGACTTTTACTAAGTCTGTGAGGTTTTCCCCCATTTTTTCATCCATAGTAAGAATACTATTAAAATCTCCGCATACAACCTAGGGTGAATCAGTAACTGATGCAAAGGTTCTCATATATCCCCAAAGAAATTCTCTACCAGCAGAATTTGATTTAGCATATTCCACTGATACAAAGAACTCCCTGTTATTAAGCCTATTAATGATCTTAGTGAGTTCAACCATTTAAAACTGAATTTTCTATTTCAGTTTTTTTCCGACAATCTACTGTCTGCTTTTCCCCAATAACGCTTCACGGATTTGGCTTAAGTTATGTCATTACCAAGTCCAAAAACGCGCTTACATGTGTGACTTTGTGATGAGCATAGAACTCTTCACTTTCCTCTCCCATTCCGATATGGAATTCGCCTAAAATATGATCATGTGCACTTATTTTTCAGAATCTTGCCAGCCCAGGAGTACACCAATCCTTCTCTTTTAACCACCTTCATGGACCTGCCCAGCGCCCACTGGGCGTcacactttctttttcaaaggatttttttttatgtccgAATCCTGGCCCACAATGATTGGTAGAGAATTATACCATTTATATATTATAAGATAAGGCGTGCGATAGGTGCAGTCTCCCTACTAAACAGATGGagattttcttaatatataAGCAGCAAATAAAAATgctcataaataaataatggtTTTCTTTAAGCTAAtgaaaaagaacaagaatatatattaggAATAAAAGGCCCATCAACGAATGTTTTGACCCTGAAGAATTGATTGAGACCTACTTACAGATGTGGTAAGGCATCTTAATTTCAAAGGCCATAATCTTAAAGGGAATATACAACACCTTTACCAAGTTCTTTTTGAGtgtatatgaaaaaaaaaatggagtgaTATTATAATTGTACAATAAATACTATTGTTGCTTTTAGCCTAGATTCATGGCATAATTGATAGCCTCCTCTAGTCACCAAAATATATTACTCCATGAGTAAGAAACTATTTTACCTATTTGTTCCCCGAGTATCGTTGCGAATGTTAACAAAGTAAAATGGGCCCATGGTGGTTGCATGATTTTGGCTGCCAAAAGGAGAGAGCGGGACAATTGAACTAGTCAACTAGGAAACGACATTCATGTATTGTAGTGCATTTAAGTTACATATTCCAGCTGTCATGGCCGAGTTAGGGGGACAAGAGTTCCATCCAAAAAATTTAGGCTGAAAATCATACACAGGATATACAAGATGAatgatttgtatgtatatataatagacgTTGAATCTTCTTAGCTTTTTCGTGTATTACGTTGTTATGTTTTGAgtctttttaataaaaattctaGTTCTGTCACTGCTTACAATACTAGATCCAGGTATACAGAACTTAAATCCAATTATATTTGTCAATGCAGTACGTCTTTAAGCAGATTAGAAGTTCCCACGATTATTTAGTTTCAAGATGATTATAGGGAAgaaatttgaataaaatatttcctccgttcactttttatttcaattatctaaaaataaattttcactttatcATTCAATTTTAAGATATCAAGAAatgacaaactttttttttttttcttgttttacccttaacattaattactcaatTCCAAATCATTCTCCAAGTTCaatgagactatacaccaattaatatgggtattatagtaaaatatatacttcatttattaattcttaagggACATgtaaagtcaaaagtgaacaagtaaaagtgaacggagggagcaCAAGACAAGAAAAATCATTGACAACGCATTTACCAAggaatttttgaataaaatcATTGACTGCTTTGATCATTGAATAAAATCATTGACTGCTTTGCTTAGTTTTGGCAAACTGGAGTTTGAATCAACGTATCCTTGTCTGAATTAACTATTTTAGTCGATCAATTCATTCAATTCTGTTGTGAGTTAAGTTGAGTCAAAGTGTCATGATTCTTCagattttaggctttttatgTTCCAGGTGAGGTAAAAATATGTGAAAAGACTCCCCTAATTATTGTTTCCTTAAACAAAAATTAACTAAACTACCACTTTTGATTTACTTGATCTGTGTATGCCTTTGTTGATTGTCCCACACTGGTGGGATGGGGGTTTCTTGGTCTCATTTTATGGTCTTGGACAATCCGCACATCATGAACTAGTTTTTAACTAGTTTTTGGGGTTAAGTTAGGTGGAAGATTCaattctttaatataatatgAGAGCAGGCAAAGATCCGGATTCGAGTCTCATTTCTCAtccattataaaaaaaaaaaaaaaaaaaaaaaaatgagaccaagaaatatatatatattacctaCTTTGATCCATGAAAATGAATCAGGCTTCACTTGAAAAgatcttatttttaaatgaGATGAACACATATTTGAACAAATTTCAGCCGTTACTAAATTTTTGTGACAGCCATCTTCAAATTAAAGTTGGCAAAGTTTTAGAGTCTGTATCGCGTATTAGCTGATTAGCGTAACAACCTGATCAACCACtgaaattgaaatagctttctttgttttaatgcaaattaaaaaaatgaagaagataaaagaaGATTCTTTCCAAATGTGAAACTTTACCTAGGGCACAATTGGTTAAAAAAGGGCGAGATAAATAATCTTTTACACGAGAATAAACCTAGAGATCACTTTCTTGAGTGAGGCAGTTATTTTTCTAATCCCAATATGTCTTAAGTATTATATCCAGAAACATTCAAGTCAAATGTGTAGAATAGATGTTATAATCTTCAGATCTTCAAAGAATTTAATAAAGATAAGAAGATTTGATTTCATAAGGAAATTCTTTTCGAAAGAACCCCTTTAGTGGTTTTACGGTCAGAACATTTTAAAGTAGGTAACTGAAAAAAAACTCGAGTccgttttcatttttttattacacGGTCCGACTTCTCCGTAACATCCTTGTATAATAATATCTCAATATAACGGCCAAGTTTTTTCCGGAACTAATCTTTATAACAGGAGGTAAAGTGGTGTAAATATACcactgccgttacaaaatggtgcaaatatactttttttgttgacagaattcttttttaaaattatttaaattattttttaattaaagaaatgcctattttaaaaaaagtctatccatttttttgagtagacatatttttctaaagtcacatgataattttttttttcctggtggATCCAACTGGTTCATTTAagaaaatgggtagacttagtttttttaaaagccacagagatttttttttttaaacaaaccagacccgacc
Coding sequences within it:
- the LOC132057547 gene encoding uncharacterized protein LOC132057547; protein product: MVELTKIINRLNNREFFVSVEYAKSNSADIGYSGNCFTWCNERKEDKIIWKRLDRMVVNEKWNELFSNNEIVHLPRNDFLEVIRRNWKSETTGNIFWLIQQKMKNTSKALSTWSRNSIGDIFAKEKELGELIDNLEEKYMNALTQDDRMHLHKAKADFILHLKHVESYWRQKANIKWQLEGDENTKFFHSVVRGRTSALQINMIQKDGIWIQGDREIGLAAAEYYQNLFTKDNITKGLS